The sequence GCTGCATCGTCGCCGCGATCCGGGTCTGCGCGAACCGCTTCCGCAACTCGTCCGGGCCAATTGCCGACACCTCGTACGGTCCCGTCACCGGGCGAAAGTCGACCAGAATCGCCTGACCCGCCGACCGAATCGTAGACGTTGCCGTCAACCGCTGCCCATTGATCGAGATCGCTTCTGCCCCCGAGGCCCACAGTCCGTTCGCAACCCCCTGTAGGTCGAGGTAGATCACCCGCGGCGGCCCCAAACCCGGATCGGTTACCAACTGCTCGTCCGGCGGCGCATCGGCCAACCGCACCACCACACCGTCCCCTCTCACCCGACCCAAACCGGTGCCCGCCTCCAGCTCGTGCAGCTGCGCCGCCTCTGTTCCCAGCGCGGCAGCCCGTTGCCGGGCCACCTCCGCCCGCAACCCGTCGGCCCGCTCCGACAGCTGGTCGGTCTCGGCCTCCCGCTGCTCGATCTGCGCCACCAGACCCTCCCGGGCCTGCTGGCGCCCCGGCGCAGCGGCCACCGTCTGGCGGTACGCCACCGCGAACAGAAAACCGAGCACCACGAGGACCACGAGGCTCACGGCCCGGACCGACCGGCGCCACCTCACCGCGGCCCCCACCTGACGGCGGGCCGCCGCGTCGGCGTACCCCGGATCGAGCGGATTGCGAAACAGCTCGGTGAGGAAGTCCGGCGCGTACGTCCGCCCGGTCGGCTCCCGGCTCTCCGGTCGAAGCTGTGAGTCGGTCATCGTGCCCTCGCTGCCCGCACCAGCCGCCTGGCCTGCACCACGTACATCGCGCCAGCGACCCAGTACAACGTCAGGCCCCACCAGGCCAGGCTCCAGCCGACCGCGCTGACAACTGTTGCCGGCACCGCCGTCGCCAGCAACAGGATGGGGAACGCGGCCAACAACAGAAATGTCGCCGTCTTGCCCACGTAGTGCACCGGGGGCGGCCCGTACCCGTAGCGACGTAACGTGCCGAGGGAACCCAGCAGCAGCACCTCACGGGCGAGCAGCGCCACCGTGAACTGCCACGGCACCACCTCCCGGAGGGTGAACGCGACCAGCGTGGCCAGGATGTAGAGGCGGTCCACGAATGGATCAAGCAGCTCGCCCAGCCGACTCACCTGCCGGAGTCGCCGGGCGGCCCAGCCGTCCACCCAGTCGGTGGTGCCGCCGACCGCCAGCACCACGATCGCGGCGACATCGGCGCGGGCCACCAGCAGTAGGTAGAGAAAGACCGGAACACCGAGAAGTCGGACGAAGCTGATCAGGTTCGGCAGCGTGAGGACCTGATTGGTGCGGTGGCCGGAGGCGTGCGGAGTGCCAAATCGAGCCGGCCGCTGCGACACCGAACCTCCTCCACCGCGCACGTCGGCGCCCGACCCACACCTGCCAGCCGCGCTGCCGGTCGGCAGGCAACGGCACTACGACCCCAGCGCGGGACCGATCTGTTGGACGCGGCCCGCGATCCCTGGTGATCGCGGGCCGGGCAAGTTGCGCTGCCACTATATCCGCCCTGTCACCGCACCAATGTGCTGCGTCAGGGCGGGTACGTGTGGTTTCCGAGTGTGTAGTGACACACCTTGGCTATAGCGGCCTAGGATACTAGGGTTAATTCAGTGTTCGGATCCAGCTGTGGCCTGAACCCACCGGTTGCGGCTCCTGGCCATCCCACGGCCGCGATACTGACCGGGGGGGGTGAAGGGGTGAACTCGTCGAACGGCGCCGCGGTGGTAGTAGGCGTGGACGGGTCCGAGCAGGCGCTGCGGGCCGTACGCCTCGCGGCCGCCGAGGCCGCCCGTCGCAACCGAATGCTGCGGGTCGTCCACGGCTTCATCTGGCCGCTGCTCCACGTGCCGGTGGGAGCACCGCCCGGCGGACCGCCCGGATCGGGCCTCCGCCGCCAAGCGGAGCAGCTCGTCGCCGACGCAGTCACCGAAGCCGAAGCGACCGTCCCCGGCCTCCGCGTCTCCGGTGAGATCATCGATGGCGAGGCCGCCGCCGTGTTGCTCGGCGAAGCACCAAACGCCGTGCTGATCGTGCTGGGCGACCGGGGTCTGGGCGGCTTCGCGGCCCTGGTCGTCGGCTCGGTCGCGGTACAGGTCGCCACCCACGCCGACTGCCCGGTCCTAGTCGCCCGCGGCACGGAGCGCACCGAGGGGCCGATAGTGGTCGGCGTGGACGGTTCCGCGGTGTCCTCCCCCGCCGTCGAGTTCGCTGCCGAACAGGCGACGCTACGCGGCAGCGAACTCGACGCGATACACGCCTACCGACACCCGGTCGCCAGCGAACCCGGCGACATGCAGCCTCTCGTCTACGACGAGAAGAAGCTGCGCCACGAGGAGCGCCGGATACTCGC comes from Salinispora tropica CNB-440 and encodes:
- a CDS encoding universal stress protein, which encodes MNSSNGAAVVVGVDGSEQALRAVRLAAAEAARRNRMLRVVHGFIWPLLHVPVGAPPGGPPGSGLRRQAEQLVADAVTEAEATVPGLRVSGEIIDGEAAAVLLGEAPNAVLIVLGDRGLGGFAALVVGSVAVQVATHADCPVLVARGTERTEGPIVVGVDGSAVSSPAVEFAAEQATLRGSELDAIHAYRHPVASEPGDMQPLVYDEKKLRHEERRILAESVAGLAERWPDLTVHQRTVRGRPAPILTEASRQAQLLVVGGHGHGALTGLLLGSVSQSALHHADCPVAVVRAPG
- a CDS encoding DUF881 domain-containing protein: MTDSQLRPESREPTGRTYAPDFLTELFRNPLDPGYADAAARRQVGAAVRWRRSVRAVSLVVLVVLGFLFAVAYRQTVAAAPGRQQAREGLVAQIEQREAETDQLSERADGLRAEVARQRAAALGTEAAQLHELEAGTGLGRVRGDGVVVRLADAPPDEQLVTDPGLGPPRVIYLDLQGVANGLWASGAEAISINGQRLTATSTIRSAGQAILVDFRPVTGPYEVSAIGPDELRKRFAQTRIAATMQQVAADTGVAFEVRDADDLTLPAAPDPRLQYAQPSATATPSPGRSVSSGASGPSASPDSFGGGR
- a CDS encoding CDP-alcohol phosphatidyltransferase family protein translates to MSQRPARFGTPHASGHRTNQVLTLPNLISFVRLLGVPVFLYLLLVARADVAAIVVLAVGGTTDWVDGWAARRLRQVSRLGELLDPFVDRLYILATLVAFTLREVVPWQFTVALLAREVLLLGSLGTLRRYGYGPPPVHYVGKTATFLLLAAFPILLLATAVPATVVSAVGWSLAWWGLTLYWVAGAMYVVQARRLVRAARAR